A stretch of Geomonas oryzisoli DNA encodes these proteins:
- the hpnI gene encoding bacteriohopanetetrol glucosamine biosynthesis glycosyltransferase HpnI has product MLRELLPFLAVAPSLAYAAITLYCGRSFFAAPAALADHAPPVSILKPVRGVDGDSFENFASFCRQDYPKYQIVFAVASEDDPALPIIRRLMQRFPETDIELVVDPAVHGANYKVCNLMHAYAKAKHPLLVVCDSDIRVGEQYLRQVCAPFADPKVGLVTSLYRSSQVRGTGCAIEALGFCCEMIPNVMAALKLEGLSFALGASMAVRREALERIGGFEALVDYLADDYQLGNMIHRAGYRLELSPYFVESMMRGDEKLSELLSRQLRWGRTMRVSRPGGYLASGITLPFPGALLALLVAGFAAWGWLAAALLYLVRSLVCTTYSQLLVKDRLLPRWLWLLPLRDALSFGVWGLSLVGNRVRWRGDLFLLEKGGKIVEMGDKGGAGAS; this is encoded by the coding sequence ATGCTGCGCGAACTCCTCCCGTTTCTTGCCGTCGCACCTTCCCTCGCCTACGCCGCGATCACGCTCTACTGCGGGCGCAGCTTCTTCGCCGCCCCTGCGGCGCTTGCCGACCACGCGCCGCCGGTCTCGATCCTGAAACCGGTCCGCGGCGTGGACGGCGACAGCTTCGAAAACTTCGCCTCTTTCTGCCGACAGGACTATCCGAAGTACCAGATCGTCTTCGCGGTTGCCTCTGAGGACGATCCCGCGCTTCCCATCATCAGGCGGCTGATGCAGCGCTTTCCGGAAACCGATATCGAGCTGGTGGTCGATCCTGCCGTGCACGGCGCCAACTACAAGGTCTGCAACCTGATGCACGCCTACGCCAAGGCGAAACACCCGCTGCTGGTGGTCTGCGACAGCGACATCCGGGTGGGCGAACAGTACCTGCGCCAGGTCTGCGCACCGTTCGCCGATCCCAAGGTGGGGCTGGTTACATCGCTGTACCGCAGTTCGCAGGTGCGGGGTACCGGCTGCGCCATCGAGGCGCTGGGCTTTTGCTGCGAGATGATACCCAACGTGATGGCGGCACTGAAGCTTGAGGGGCTTTCCTTCGCCCTGGGGGCGTCGATGGCGGTGCGCCGGGAGGCGCTGGAGCGGATCGGCGGCTTCGAGGCGCTGGTCGACTACCTCGCCGACGACTACCAGTTGGGCAACATGATCCACAGGGCGGGGTACCGGTTGGAGCTCTCGCCGTACTTCGTGGAGAGCATGATGCGGGGGGACGAGAAGCTGTCAGAGCTCCTGTCGCGGCAGCTGCGCTGGGGGCGCACCATGCGGGTCTCGCGCCCGGGAGGGTATCTCGCCTCCGGGATCACGCTCCCTTTTCCGGGAGCGCTCCTTGCGCTGCTGGTTGCAGGGTTCGCCGCTTGGGGGTGGCTGGCTGCGGCGCTGCTCTACCTGGTGCGCTCGCTTGTCTGCACCACCTACAGCCAACTGCTGGTCAAGGATCGGCTGCTGCCGCGCTGGCTTTGGCTTCTGCCGCTGCGGGACGCGCTTTCCTTCGGCGTGTGGGGGCTGTCGCTCGTCGGCAACCGGGTGCGCTGGCGCGGCGATCTGTTTCTCTTGGAGAAGGGGGGGAAGATTGTGGAGATGGGAGACAAAGGGGGCGCCGGGGCGAGCTGA
- a CDS encoding tRNA (mnm(5)s(2)U34)-methyltransferase: protein MVKAGNKAESLRGAVPLSHYFLRERVQPGDLVVDATCGNGFDTLLLAQLVGETGRVWAFDVQPRAIAATRELLEREGCRARVELVETGHERLAESVPPGVRAVAFNLGYLPGGDSTLITDPGNTVLALSQAAELLTPGGFITIALYTGHAGGPEEASAVEGWAALLHPGRFNVWRHRQLNRPDTAPYLVLVERIR from the coding sequence TTGGTCAAGGCTGGTAACAAGGCTGAATCGTTGCGCGGCGCCGTGCCGCTGTCGCATTACTTCCTGAGGGAGCGGGTGCAGCCGGGGGACCTGGTGGTCGATGCCACCTGCGGGAACGGCTTCGACACGCTGCTGCTGGCCCAGCTCGTCGGGGAGACCGGCCGCGTCTGGGCCTTCGACGTACAGCCGCGCGCCATCGCCGCCACGCGCGAACTCCTGGAGCGGGAAGGATGCCGGGCAAGGGTGGAACTGGTCGAGACGGGACACGAACGGCTCGCCGAATCGGTGCCGCCCGGGGTGCGCGCGGTAGCGTTCAACTTGGGCTACCTTCCTGGCGGGGACAGCACCCTGATCACCGATCCCGGCAATACAGTCCTCGCGCTTTCTCAGGCGGCGGAACTTCTGACACCCGGCGGCTTCATCACCATCGCCCTCTACACCGGCCACGCCGGAGGCCCCGAGGAAGCGTCCGCGGTCGAAGGGTGGGCCGCCTTGCTGCACCCGGGTCGCTTCAACGTCTGGCGCCACCGGCAACTAAACCGCCCCGACACGGCACCGTACCTGGTGCTGGTGGAAAGGATCCGCTGA
- the dxs gene encoding 1-deoxy-D-xylulose-5-phosphate synthase, producing the protein MYTLLSKINGPDDLKKLDAEELVLLADEVRGFLMDTVAKTGGHLASNLGVVELSIALHYCFDSPKDNIVWDVGHQAYTHKILTGRRDSFHTQRCYKGISGFPKRSESPHDAFGAGHSSTSISAGLGLAVAHTLKGDDARVISVIGDGSLTGGMALEALNQAGHLKKNLIVVLNDNEMSISKNVGALSSFISRKMTGSYYRSLKKEMEGLLAGIPAIGGNILHFAKKAENSLKGFLTPGTLFEALGFEYVGPIAGHDIPTLLGVLENVKRLEGPILLHVMTKKGKGHGPAEDMPDKYHGVAPTKPASTTASKQAPPSYTSVFGNTLVKLGEKDEKILAITAAMPDGTGLTPFAERFPERFFDVGIAEQHALTFAAGLAVEGFRPVAAIYSTFTQRAYDQVFHDICLQKLPVTMALDRAGLVGDDGPTHHGAFDISYLRHLPELTVMAPKDENELQHMLKTAIYHGRPVSLRYPRGAGFGVAMDKELKSLEIGKGELLVQGTDLTLVAVGSTVYPALEAAALLKQKGIFASVVNARFVKPLDRELILAEAGRTGCVVTVEENALLGGFGSAVLEAVADAGLTGVRVKRIGIPDSFIEQGSQAQLRADLGLDGAGIAATCQAFLKGAGSVHPQLTVVK; encoded by the coding sequence ATGTACACACTGCTAAGCAAGATAAACGGTCCCGACGACCTGAAGAAGCTGGATGCCGAGGAGCTGGTGCTGCTCGCTGACGAGGTGCGCGGCTTCCTCATGGATACGGTGGCAAAGACCGGCGGACACCTGGCTTCCAACCTGGGTGTGGTCGAGCTCAGCATCGCGCTCCATTACTGTTTCGACTCCCCCAAGGACAACATCGTCTGGGACGTCGGCCACCAGGCCTACACCCACAAGATCCTCACCGGGCGGCGCGACAGCTTCCACACCCAGCGCTGCTACAAGGGGATCAGCGGCTTTCCCAAGCGCTCCGAGTCCCCCCACGACGCCTTCGGCGCCGGGCACTCCTCCACCTCGATTTCCGCCGGCCTCGGCCTGGCGGTAGCCCACACCCTCAAGGGGGACGACGCCCGGGTCATCTCGGTGATCGGCGACGGCTCGCTTACCGGCGGGATGGCGCTGGAGGCGCTTAACCAGGCCGGCCACCTGAAGAAAAACCTGATCGTCGTCTTAAACGACAACGAGATGTCCATCTCCAAGAATGTAGGCGCCCTCTCCTCCTTCATCTCCAGGAAGATGACCGGCTCCTATTACCGGAGCCTGAAGAAGGAGATGGAGGGGCTCTTGGCGGGAATCCCGGCCATCGGCGGCAACATCCTCCACTTCGCCAAGAAAGCGGAGAACTCGCTCAAGGGCTTCCTCACCCCGGGCACGCTCTTCGAGGCGCTCGGCTTCGAGTATGTAGGCCCCATCGCCGGGCACGACATCCCCACCCTCTTGGGTGTTTTGGAGAACGTGAAGCGGCTGGAAGGCCCGATCCTGCTGCACGTGATGACCAAGAAGGGGAAAGGCCACGGCCCGGCCGAGGACATGCCGGACAAGTACCACGGCGTCGCCCCCACCAAGCCCGCCAGCACCACCGCGAGCAAGCAGGCTCCCCCCTCCTACACCAGCGTCTTCGGCAACACCCTGGTGAAGCTGGGCGAAAAGGACGAGAAGATCCTGGCCATCACCGCGGCCATGCCCGACGGCACCGGCCTCACCCCATTCGCCGAGAGGTTCCCGGAGCGCTTCTTCGACGTCGGCATCGCCGAGCAGCACGCCCTGACCTTCGCGGCGGGGCTCGCCGTGGAAGGGTTCCGCCCGGTCGCCGCCATCTACTCGACCTTCACCCAGCGTGCCTACGACCAGGTCTTCCACGACATCTGCCTGCAGAAGCTGCCGGTGACCATGGCCCTGGACCGTGCCGGCCTCGTCGGCGACGACGGCCCGACCCATCACGGCGCCTTCGACATCTCGTACCTGCGCCACCTCCCCGAGCTCACCGTGATGGCCCCCAAGGACGAGAACGAGCTGCAGCACATGCTGAAGACCGCCATCTATCACGGCCGCCCCGTTTCGCTGCGCTACCCGCGCGGCGCCGGATTCGGCGTGGCAATGGACAAGGAGCTGAAGTCGCTCGAGATCGGCAAGGGGGAACTCTTGGTCCAGGGAACCGACCTGACCCTGGTCGCCGTCGGCTCCACCGTCTACCCCGCGCTGGAAGCCGCCGCACTGTTGAAGCAGAAAGGGATCTTCGCCTCCGTGGTCAACGCGCGCTTCGTTAAGCCTTTGGACCGCGAGCTGATCCTCGCCGAGGCCGGGCGCACCGGCTGCGTCGTCACCGTCGAGGAGAACGCCCTCCTCGGGGGCTTCGGCAGCGCCGTACTGGAAGCGGTCGCCGATGCGGGGCTGACCGGCGTGCGGGTGAAGCGGATTGGCATCCCCGACAGCTTCATCGAACAGGGGAGCCAAGCCCAGCTGCGTGCCGACCTGGGGCTCGACGGCGCCGGCATCGCCGCCACCTGCCAGGCCTTTTTGAAGGGAGCCGGCAGCGTTCATCCGCAACTAACCGTGGTAAAGTAG
- the hpnH gene encoding adenosyl-hopene transferase HpnH, whose protein sequence is MRFPMRLNYDLTRYIMGNKMKKQEKYPLVLMLEPTHLCNLACSGCGRIREYADTIQEMMSLQECLDSVDQCPAPVVTITGGEPFLYPHIFELIDAVLKRGKHIYLCTNALLLEKALDTLKPHPNFVLNVHLDGMEETHDRILERPGTFKIAMSAIKKAKQLGFRLCTNTTIFKETDLIEIEMLFSHLKDIGVDGFLVAPGFGYEAVGEKLFLERREIQKKFEAVYEMSKRFRFFSTPMYLRFLKGDKELQCTPWGNPTRNPRGWKAPCYLITDEHYGSFAEMMEKTQWDKYGVGKDPRCAQCMMHCGFEPTVVEEIGKSWKEMWEMFLWNLT, encoded by the coding sequence ATGCGTTTTCCGATGCGATTGAATTACGATCTCACCCGTTACATCATGGGCAACAAGATGAAGAAGCAGGAGAAGTATCCCCTGGTCCTCATGCTGGAGCCGACCCATCTGTGCAATCTCGCCTGCTCCGGCTGCGGCCGCATCAGGGAGTATGCAGACACCATCCAGGAGATGATGAGCCTCCAGGAGTGCCTGGACTCCGTGGACCAGTGTCCGGCACCGGTCGTCACCATCACCGGCGGCGAACCGTTTTTGTACCCCCATATCTTCGAACTGATCGACGCGGTGTTGAAGAGAGGGAAGCACATCTATCTGTGCACCAACGCCCTGCTCCTGGAGAAGGCGCTGGACACGCTGAAGCCGCACCCGAACTTCGTGCTCAACGTCCACCTGGACGGCATGGAAGAGACCCACGACCGCATCCTGGAGCGTCCCGGCACCTTCAAGATCGCCATGTCCGCCATCAAGAAGGCCAAGCAGCTCGGCTTCAGGCTCTGCACCAACACCACCATCTTCAAGGAGACCGATCTGATCGAGATCGAGATGCTCTTCTCCCACCTGAAGGACATCGGCGTCGACGGTTTCCTGGTAGCCCCCGGCTTCGGTTACGAGGCGGTAGGCGAGAAGCTCTTCCTGGAGCGGCGCGAGATCCAGAAGAAGTTCGAGGCCGTGTATGAGATGAGCAAGCGCTTCCGTTTCTTCTCCACCCCGATGTATCTGAGGTTCCTGAAAGGCGACAAGGAGCTCCAGTGCACCCCGTGGGGCAACCCGACCCGGAACCCGCGCGGCTGGAAGGCGCCGTGCTATCTCATCACCGACGAGCACTACGGCAGTTTCGCCGAGATGATGGAGAAGACCCAGTGGGACAAGTACGGCGTCGGCAAGGACCCGCGCTGCGCCCAATGCATGATGCACTGCGGCTTCGAGCCCACCGTCGTCGAGGAGATCGGCAAGAGCTGGAAAGAGATGTGGGAAATGTTCCTGTGGAATCTGACTTAG
- a CDS encoding MMPL family transporter, producing the protein MNEAPKTSMLFSLAARRPWLVLTLALLLSVLSIWLTAQRMEFLTGRDDLMPQNTSFNRDYRAFRTEFGSMEDIVVVIEGQDAEKVGAFGSRLHDALAKDKAHFSDVFYPFALPYFRDNGLLFMPLEDIKELRRNLTLAAPALRALSASPSVQTLFTHMTGSIERYLAGDEKQLPGIMFMLDKLGAGFTSFGTGKGSVPSMESVFMNPDSAFARAGRQQILTALPVRDMTGFVPAKAAIAVVRTEVARLKALPEFKGVSAGLTGTPVLEHEEMTTSEKDITLATVVSLALTVVLLLFAFRGVLNVAAAMVSLLVAISLSFGFATVAVGHLNILSMVFAVMLIGIGIEYGIQVVLRYQEELRLGAGEMVALETGVTRNIWAIVMAAATVAAAFLTFVFTDFRGIAELGVIAAGGVVICVLVTFTVLPALLVLLARYRPVRTGAATAGPAEHGVLSRLIFGRPRLVIGVSLVLCVASLYPLSRVSFDYNLMNLQAKGLESVTYAYKLMRSKENSGYFAVVMADNAAEAQAKTAKLERLPSVDHVVSLNTLVPDHQQEKLAELAALQRELADVKPVPYEESLSLMELPKVFEAFRNAAVALKERLDKERRPEAKQAAAFVATLDKFFAGLEKERDKNAVGMLQDFQGGMFKELPGKIELLKQSLAAKPVTEADVPKELRSRFVGKTGKLMLQVAPKGEIFNREPLKAFVDEVRSVDPHATGEPVMVYESMTIMRDSYRLAFIYAFVAIVGILLIAFRSVKFALIGLVPLLVGLLFMVSGMWLFGISFNSANIIVMPLVLGIAVDSGIYIINRYRREEGSAAGVILSSTGVGVLLNTLTIMASFGALMVARHQGVFSIGAVMSLGMVACQIAFMVTLPAVLTLAAKKP; encoded by the coding sequence ATGAATGAAGCCCCCAAAACAAGCATGCTGTTCTCCCTGGCGGCGCGCCGCCCCTGGCTGGTGCTGACCCTGGCGCTGCTGCTGTCCGTGCTCTCCATCTGGCTCACCGCCCAGCGCATGGAGTTTCTCACCGGCCGCGACGATCTGATGCCGCAGAACACCTCCTTCAACCGCGACTACCGCGCCTTCCGAACCGAGTTCGGCAGCATGGAGGACATCGTGGTGGTGATCGAGGGGCAGGATGCCGAGAAGGTGGGGGCCTTCGGCAGTCGGCTGCACGACGCGCTGGCAAAGGACAAGGCCCACTTCTCGGACGTGTTCTATCCCTTCGCGCTCCCGTATTTCCGGGACAACGGCCTGCTGTTCATGCCCCTGGAGGACATAAAGGAGCTGCGCCGCAACCTGACCCTGGCGGCGCCGGCCCTGCGGGCGCTCTCCGCGTCGCCTTCGGTGCAGACGCTCTTCACCCACATGACAGGCAGCATCGAGCGCTACCTCGCCGGCGACGAAAAACAGCTGCCGGGCATCATGTTCATGCTGGACAAGCTGGGGGCCGGCTTCACCAGTTTCGGAACCGGGAAGGGGAGCGTTCCCTCCATGGAGAGCGTCTTCATGAACCCCGATTCCGCCTTCGCCCGCGCCGGGCGTCAGCAGATACTGACCGCGCTCCCGGTGCGGGATATGACAGGTTTCGTCCCGGCCAAGGCTGCGATAGCCGTGGTCCGTACCGAGGTGGCCCGCCTGAAGGCCCTTCCCGAGTTCAAGGGGGTGAGCGCTGGGCTGACCGGGACCCCGGTCCTTGAGCACGAGGAGATGACCACCAGCGAGAAGGACATCACCCTGGCGACGGTGGTGTCCCTGGCGCTGACCGTGGTCCTGCTCCTGTTCGCCTTCCGCGGCGTCCTGAACGTGGCTGCGGCCATGGTGTCGCTGCTGGTGGCGATCTCGCTCTCCTTTGGTTTCGCGACCGTGGCGGTGGGTCATCTGAACATACTTTCCATGGTGTTCGCCGTGATGCTGATCGGCATCGGCATCGAGTACGGCATCCAGGTGGTGCTGCGCTACCAGGAGGAGTTGAGGCTGGGGGCGGGTGAGATGGTCGCCCTGGAAACGGGGGTGACCAGGAACATCTGGGCCATCGTCATGGCCGCGGCCACCGTCGCCGCCGCCTTCCTCACCTTCGTCTTCACCGACTTCCGCGGCATCGCCGAGCTTGGTGTCATCGCGGCCGGCGGGGTGGTCATCTGCGTGCTGGTCACCTTTACCGTGCTCCCCGCTTTGCTGGTGCTTCTTGCCCGGTACCGCCCGGTGCGCACGGGCGCGGCGACGGCAGGCCCCGCGGAGCATGGCGTGCTGTCCCGGCTCATCTTCGGTCGTCCCCGGCTGGTGATCGGCGTCAGCCTGGTCCTGTGCGTCGCCTCGCTCTACCCCCTGTCCCGGGTCTCCTTCGACTACAACCTCATGAACCTGCAGGCCAAGGGGCTGGAGTCGGTCACCTACGCCTACAAGCTGATGAGAAGCAAGGAGAACAGCGGCTACTTCGCCGTGGTGATGGCCGACAACGCCGCGGAAGCGCAGGCGAAGACGGCAAAGCTTGAGCGTCTGCCCAGCGTGGACCACGTGGTGAGCCTGAACACGCTGGTGCCGGACCACCAGCAGGAAAAACTGGCGGAGCTGGCGGCGCTGCAGCGCGAGCTTGCCGACGTGAAGCCCGTCCCGTACGAGGAAAGCCTCTCGCTCATGGAGCTCCCCAAGGTGTTCGAGGCGTTCAGAAACGCGGCCGTCGCGCTCAAGGAGCGGCTGGATAAGGAGCGGCGCCCGGAGGCGAAACAGGCCGCGGCCTTCGTGGCGACCCTGGACAAGTTCTTCGCGGGGCTGGAGAAGGAGCGCGACAAGAACGCGGTGGGGATGCTCCAGGACTTCCAGGGAGGGATGTTCAAGGAGCTTCCCGGCAAGATCGAGCTCCTGAAGCAGAGCCTGGCGGCGAAGCCGGTCACCGAGGCGGACGTGCCCAAGGAACTCCGTTCGCGTTTCGTGGGCAAGACCGGGAAGCTGATGCTGCAGGTGGCGCCCAAGGGAGAGATCTTTAACCGGGAGCCGCTCAAGGCCTTCGTGGACGAGGTGAGGAGCGTCGATCCGCATGCGACCGGGGAGCCGGTGATGGTGTACGAATCCATGACCATCATGCGCGACTCCTACCGTCTCGCCTTCATCTACGCCTTCGTCGCCATCGTCGGCATCCTGCTCATTGCCTTCCGGAGCGTGAAGTTCGCCCTGATCGGGCTGGTGCCGCTGCTGGTGGGGCTTTTGTTTATGGTGAGCGGCATGTGGCTCTTCGGCATCAGCTTCAACTCGGCCAACATCATCGTCATGCCGCTGGTCTTGGGGATAGCGGTCGACTCGGGGATCTACATCATCAACCGGTACCGGCGCGAGGAGGGGAGCGCGGCGGGCGTGATCCTGAGCTCCACCGGTGTCGGGGTTCTGCTGAACACCCTGACCATCATGGCCAGCTTCGGCGCGCTCATGGTGGCGCGCCACCAGGGAGTCTTCAGCATCGGAGCCGTGATGTCCCTGGGGATGGTCGCCTGCCAGATCGCCTTCATGGTCACGCTGCCGGCGGTCTTGACGCTGGCGGCGAAAAAACCTTAA
- a CDS encoding DUF2905 domain-containing protein codes for MPSFGKSLIILGLIIAAIGALFTLAGRIPWLGRLPGDIYVKKENFTFYFPLATSIIISLVLSFILWLFRK; via the coding sequence ATGCCATCCTTCGGCAAATCGCTCATCATCCTGGGCCTCATCATCGCCGCCATCGGCGCCCTCTTCACCCTAGCCGGGCGTATCCCGTGGCTCGGGCGGCTGCCCGGCGACATCTACGTGAAGAAAGAAAACTTCACCTTCTACTTCCCGCTCGCCACCAGCATCATCATCTCTTTGGTACTCTCCTTCATCCTCTGGCTCTTCCGCAAATAA
- the hpnA gene encoding hopanoid-associated sugar epimerase codes for MKAFVTGATGFIGASIVRELLKDGWQVRVLVRPGSDRRNLAGLDLELHEGDLSERQPLVRALSGCDALFHAAADYRLWTRTPQAMYDANVLGTRNILSAALAAGVAKVVYTSSVGTLGNPGDGTPGTEDTPVDFVDMVGDYKKSKFLAERAAESYLDKGLPLVIVNPSTPVGPMDVKPTPTGKIIVDFLNGKMPAYLDTGLNLIDVEACARGHLLAAGKGRIGEKYILGNRNLTMAQIFEMLSALTGLKAPRVKLPYYPVLMAAYANHALSVVTGREPLIPLAGVQMARKFMFFDSGKAQAELGLPQTPVEDALERAVKWFQDNGYIQNR; via the coding sequence ATGAAGGCCTTCGTCACCGGGGCGACCGGTTTCATCGGCGCGAGCATCGTGCGCGAGCTTTTGAAGGACGGGTGGCAGGTGCGCGTGCTGGTGCGTCCCGGCTCGGACCGGCGCAACCTGGCGGGACTCGACCTGGAGTTGCACGAGGGGGATCTCTCCGAACGCCAGCCGCTGGTCCGGGCGCTGTCGGGGTGTGACGCACTGTTCCACGCCGCGGCGGACTACCGGCTCTGGACCCGGACGCCCCAGGCGATGTACGACGCCAACGTGCTCGGCACCCGTAACATACTCTCGGCGGCGCTGGCCGCCGGCGTCGCCAAGGTGGTCTACACCAGCAGCGTGGGGACCCTGGGCAACCCCGGCGACGGCACCCCCGGCACCGAGGACACGCCGGTCGACTTCGTCGACATGGTCGGGGATTACAAGAAGAGCAAGTTTTTGGCCGAGCGCGCCGCCGAATCGTACCTGGACAAGGGGCTGCCGCTGGTGATCGTGAACCCGTCCACACCGGTCGGGCCGATGGACGTGAAGCCGACCCCGACCGGGAAGATCATCGTCGACTTTTTGAACGGCAAGATGCCGGCCTACCTCGATACCGGCCTGAACCTTATCGACGTCGAGGCCTGCGCGCGGGGGCACCTCTTGGCGGCCGGGAAGGGGCGGATCGGAGAGAAGTACATCCTGGGGAACCGCAACCTCACCATGGCGCAGATCTTCGAGATGCTCTCCGCGCTCACCGGGCTCAAGGCGCCGCGGGTGAAACTCCCCTACTACCCGGTCCTCATGGCGGCCTACGCCAACCATGCGCTCTCCGTGGTCACCGGGCGCGAGCCGCTCATCCCGCTGGCCGGGGTGCAGATGGCCAGGAAGTTCATGTTTTTCGACTCCGGCAAGGCGCAGGCCGAGCTGGGTCTGCCGCAGACTCCCGTGGAAGACGCACTGGAGCGTGCGGTGAAATGGTTCCAAGACAACGGCTACATTCAGAACCGTTAG
- the shc gene encoding squalene--hopene cyclase, protein MVSEPELNVEHKAGATVHQFPPALWKSKPGKAKSPLDVAIEGSRDFFFREQLPKGYWWAELESNVTITAEYIMLHHFLGLVDHERQRKMSNYLLSKQTEEGFWTIYYGGPGDLSTTIEAYFALKLAGYPAEHPALEKARAFILSKGGVIKSRVFTKIFLALFGEFDWLGVPSMPVELNLLPNWTYINIYEFSSWARATIIPLSIVMYKRPVHKLPPAQRVQELFVRPPRAIDYTFTKEEGIFTWKNFFIGLDHMLKVYERSPIRPFRKRAMAKAEEWVLEHEEESGDWGGIQPAMLNAVLALSVLGYDNEHPAVAQGLKALEHFCIETDEQLVLQSCVSPVWDTALALKALVDAGVPSDHPSLVKGAQWLLEREVRRPGDWKIKSPELEPGGWAFEFLNDWYPDVDDSGFVMIALKGIEVKDRRAMNEAVKRGINWCLGMQSKNGGWGAFDKDNTKHILNKIPFADLEALIDPPTADLTGRMLELMGTFGYAKTYPAAQRALEFLKKNQEPEGPWWGRWGVNYLYGTWSVLCGLAAIGEDMQQPYIKKAVNWIKSRQNIDGGWGETCESYHDATLAGMGESTASQTGWALLGLMAAGEADSSTVVRGIQYLISTQRQDGTWDETQYTGTGFPKYFMIKYHIYRNCFPLMALGTYRTLTGGLE, encoded by the coding sequence ATGGTTAGTGAGCCGGAGCTGAACGTCGAACACAAGGCAGGGGCAACTGTTCACCAGTTCCCCCCTGCTCTTTGGAAGAGTAAGCCGGGCAAGGCAAAAAGCCCCCTCGATGTCGCCATTGAAGGTAGTCGCGATTTCTTCTTCCGCGAACAGCTCCCCAAAGGTTATTGGTGGGCCGAGCTGGAATCCAATGTCACCATAACCGCAGAATATATAATGCTGCATCACTTCCTTGGGCTGGTCGATCACGAGCGCCAGCGCAAGATGAGCAACTACCTCCTCTCCAAGCAGACCGAGGAAGGATTCTGGACCATCTATTACGGCGGCCCGGGCGACCTTTCCACCACCATCGAAGCCTACTTCGCCTTGAAGCTCGCCGGCTATCCCGCCGAGCACCCGGCGCTCGAGAAAGCGCGGGCCTTCATCCTCTCCAAGGGGGGCGTGATCAAGTCGCGGGTCTTCACGAAGATCTTCCTGGCGCTCTTCGGGGAGTTCGACTGGCTCGGCGTGCCCAGCATGCCGGTGGAGCTCAACCTGCTTCCGAACTGGACCTACATCAACATCTACGAGTTCTCCAGCTGGGCCAGGGCCACCATCATCCCGCTCTCCATCGTGATGTACAAGCGGCCGGTGCACAAACTCCCCCCCGCGCAGAGGGTGCAGGAACTTTTCGTGCGGCCGCCGCGCGCCATCGACTACACCTTCACCAAGGAAGAAGGGATCTTCACCTGGAAGAACTTCTTCATCGGCCTGGACCACATGCTCAAGGTCTACGAGAGAAGCCCGATCCGCCCCTTCCGGAAGCGGGCCATGGCCAAGGCGGAGGAGTGGGTGCTGGAGCACGAGGAGGAGTCCGGTGACTGGGGCGGCATCCAGCCCGCCATGCTGAACGCGGTCCTGGCGCTGAGCGTTTTGGGCTACGACAACGAGCACCCGGCGGTGGCCCAGGGCCTGAAGGCGCTGGAACACTTCTGCATCGAGACCGACGAGCAGCTCGTGCTGCAGTCCTGCGTCTCGCCGGTGTGGGACACGGCACTGGCCCTCAAGGCGCTGGTCGACGCCGGGGTCCCCTCCGACCATCCCTCCCTGGTCAAGGGAGCCCAGTGGCTCCTGGAGCGCGAGGTGAGAAGGCCCGGGGACTGGAAGATCAAGTCGCCCGAGCTCGAGCCGGGAGGGTGGGCTTTCGAGTTCCTGAACGACTGGTACCCCGACGTCGACGACTCCGGCTTCGTCATGATCGCCCTGAAAGGGATCGAGGTGAAGGACCGCAGGGCGATGAACGAAGCGGTGAAAAGGGGCATCAACTGGTGCCTGGGGATGCAGAGCAAAAACGGCGGCTGGGGCGCCTTCGACAAGGACAACACCAAGCACATCCTGAACAAGATCCCGTTCGCCGACCTTGAGGCGCTCATCGACCCCCCCACCGCCGACCTCACCGGCCGGATGCTGGAGCTCATGGGGACCTTCGGCTACGCCAAGACCTACCCGGCGGCGCAGCGCGCCCTGGAGTTCCTGAAGAAGAACCAGGAGCCGGAAGGGCCGTGGTGGGGACGCTGGGGGGTGAACTACCTCTACGGCACCTGGAGCGTGCTCTGCGGGCTTGCCGCCATCGGCGAGGACATGCAGCAGCCCTACATCAAGAAGGCGGTCAACTGGATCAAGTCGCGCCAGAACATCGACGGCGGCTGGGGCGAGACCTGCGAGTCCTACCACGACGCCACCCTGGCCGGCATGGGGGAGAGCACCGCGTCGCAAACCGGCTGGGCGCTGTTGGGCCTCATGGCGGCCGGCGAGGCGGATTCCTCCACGGTGGTGCGCGGCATCCAGTACCTGATCTCCACCCAGAGACAGGACGGGACCTGGGACGAGACCCAGTACACGGGGACCGGCTTCCCCAAGTACTTCATGATCAAGTACCACATCTACCGCAACTGTTTCCCGCTCATGGCGCTGGGTACCTATCGCACCCTCACCGGCGGCCTGGAGTAA